tcgaaaatggtccaagtcctaccgagttcgtattttcgagctaattttttaaccgtgcgtccgaatgcaacaagtgatatggcgttggaaagcttgaacaaatgcgaaactttttggtatgtattgtttctcccaattctttatggtttaaattcagtttcgaaaatggcgaaaaacgtattttcgccgtaatttctacaaactttatcggaattgggcaaataatataccattcaaaagctacggaaaatgcgaaactttttcatgttgatggttttctctgattcctagccgttttcaagtaattttgaaaaaaGCGGGATCGttcgttctgcctctatcgcgaaacagattcttcgaaaatgcaccgcgtgaagaacctgaacttctcggtgcgtgttcctgaacttcactctgcttttcacgtgatttttttgctaatAGAtccccatccactgctcgtagttctccatccactcacgggaattgagcgggtgatataccgatggaaagctgctgtaaacacgcaactttcccgtattAATCGTTttctcatactcgcgacgattttaaaagtttttcatttgaaattcattttctgtagtagttgaacttcctgctattttcacgttgaacttctatgacgtattttcgattgtaattttctcatccgttCCTcaatgttacacaaatgatatttcttttgtacaaacctctctcacaatatttttttaactttctccgatagAGGACTTGAATTTACAAAAATAATATTCCTGCCGTTTTgaggtaaattagaaaatggcaagatcatgatttctgcgttcGTCTCGaacggaaatgcactgcgtgaagtagtaaaacttctggggcatgtctgtttgaacttcactttgtttttgacgtgctattttttgcactgcgtgaagtagttgaacttctggggcatgtctgtttgaacttcactctgtttcactttattgtatttttcttatatgaaacacacaccacgtagtacgtgaacttccggttgttatcacgtTGAACTTCTCTCTGCTTTGAGAgagttattttaaaacacaaaaaacaacatatttttatgtattttggacatctaaatacacggtaaacctttctcacaagaatttttgaacttttcctcgctgAGCACTTGAACTTTTAGCAACCATTTTttcatttatgagttgtttttaaaagtgcaaaaattggcgttgtgttttttattttttgaacgggTAAATGCTAGGTTTTTAATAAACTACGAATTTCTCTGTTGTTTCAATTTGAACTTTAACTTTTTatatttttgagtaaagaattgtattggaTTTTTATATGGAAAAACTCGAACTTGGAAATACAAGgttaacctctctcgcaagaatttttgaacttccccggacagagcacttgaacttctttcaacaaaccttttaagcttttatttttctatactttttattctcatttgaaatgcattccttgcagtacttgaacttcccactgttttcactatgaacttctgtcacatttttgTGTATACATCGAATTACACGCAATTGAAGGTCGGACATCAATTTATGACATTTTAAcacatgtaattggaggtcggatGTCCCACGATATAAATTCTGAACCATGCACGAAGGAGCACGTGCACTTCTAGcaacaaatctgagttttttatatacttcaaacTTCTATGTTATTTTAATTTAAACTTCTTAGACTTATTCTTAGCAATAAATATGTTTCTTAGAAATAAATATGTTTTTTAAATTGCACTTCACAATTTTATCTTGCTTAGAGATGGTAATAATTTGAGTTTCCCGTATACGTCAACTTCtcatttattttaatttgaacttcatcaTTTTATTATGCGAAACTTTTAATCCTAGTTTTTTTAATAAACATCGAACCACGTCGTTATTTTATATTGAACTTCTGTTTTTTTTTAAACGAGAAAATAATTTGAAActttagtttttcctttttttaatttcaatttgttCATTTTATTATTTTGTAACGAGAAAACATCCAAGTTTTTTAACCTTCGAACTTCTCTTTCTTTTACATTGAACTTCTTAGAAAAATATGGTTTTAAATAAGCCAATAATTTTCTAGGTTTTTATATTTGAACTTCATGGTTTTTTGACATTCTCGGTTATTTCAAATTAATCTTCTagcattttcaaatttgaaattccATGTTTTTTTACCTTCTCGGATATTTCAAGTTttctagtttttttttctgaaaatctatttttataaacttttttttgaactgctcttttatttgagttggccttctctcttatttttagaAATGAGGAAAATCTAACTTTTAAATAAATTGGTTACTTTTTAGAAGcgagaaaaatcaaaaaaattaatgAGCATCGAACTACTCTGTTATTTTTAATTTGACCTTGGTTTTATCGTTTAGAAATATGGAAAATCTATTTCTTTCTATAGACATCGAACTAAgttatttaaatttgaaattcTTAGTTTTGTATTTTATAGACGAAAAAATGGATTACTATTGAATTTACCTTTTCACATTGTAAATATTGTTTCCATATGTTTCAACCAAAAATATCTAAGGTTCTGCATTTAAACTCGTCATATGAGCAAACGTCGAAAATAACATAATCATCTTtttccatgatttttctgaactttacTATTGTTTTATTTTTTAGTGAACTTTACTGTTGTTTTATTTTCTATCTTTTTAGTACAAATTGACCTGCACAAGTTCGCATGGTGAACTTCTGTATTTTTAATAAACACAACAAATTTCTACAAACAATTCTTTATACGAATACCCAACATTTGATAAATGTCATTTTTTGGGGCTCACACAGCAACTCACGCCCACACAACAGAAACTAAACTGCTCCAATGCGTGCGCCACGAGATTCTGTCATCCTCGCTGACGGGGGACAGGGAGCGACGATGGGAGCCCGCACGGGGGACTTCTGTTGATGTGATCGTGGGAGGCACAGACTACATCGACCGAAGAAGGGATTTTGCAGGGCGCCCTTCGGCACTGGCGCTGGGGGCAACTGGGATGGTGGCAGCACAGGTAGGGGATGGGGCGGGGGGTGATGCAGCAGTAGGGACAGATGGCTCGCCGGTCGACAAGATCGTCGAAGTTGTGCTCGGGGGATGAAGGAGGAACAAGAGGGAGCAAGGCATCATCGGCGCGGCGTGGTCGAGGACGGAGGAGCTCGCCCGAGAAGCACCACCTCTCACGCGTGAGAAATGGTGGATCCAGTTCGCTGGGCTCGGCAGCTGTCGCAGGCCAACCCGCCGGTGATGCGGAGCAGTCCACTGCGACGGTTGGGCGTAGTCCGCGGTGACCATAACACCCGCAGAGGTCATCCCTGGACAAGTCCCGTCGGGATCCCGCCGGATCCATGCGCAACGGCGCTCACGGAGGACGGCAGTTGCCGTGGCGGCGCGCGGGATGGTGGCGGCGTGATGTTGGTGGTGAAGGGGTCGCGCTGGGCGGTGGAGACGCCTACGCGCAGGGTGCTGGCGGGGTCCGGGGCTGCGCCGGTGAATTGGGATTGGGGGTTTCCTGTGGCGGCGGCGCCTTGAATTGttggggcggcagcggcggcgggtggNNNNNNNNNNNNNNNNNNNNNNNNNNNNNNNNNNNNNNNNNNNNNNNNNNNNNNNNNNNNNNNNNNNNNNNNNNNNNNNNNNNNNNNNNNNNNNNNNNNNNNNNNNNNNNNNNNNNNNNNNNNNNNNNNNNNNNNNNNNNNNNNNNNNNAGTGTGTGGGGTTGGGGCGTAGGCGGCGATGCGAGGGGTCGGGGGCGGCAATGCAaggggtcgggggcggcggcggATTAGTCGGTGTCTAGGGGAGGGCGAGAGGTGCGGGAGGTGGGGGATGATTTGTCAGGATTTTTTTTACGTGATCTTAGGAACAGCAAATCGCCCCTATATAGCGCTccatgatccaaatagttattctcatCCTAGGATTAAAATAGTGTCActctatatatatattattttattatATTATTATATATTAATTACAGACTTCCTAAAATTCCCACATTAATTAGAAAATTAGAACCGTTAATCTTTGGTGGGACCAAAATTATTACGATGTAGATTAACCCATCTAATTTTCCATCTCTAATGTATATGTAAAAGAAAGGTCTCACGTATCTCTCCCCCCATGAGTCAACCATCTCAATCTTTTTTTTACTCAAAAACTTCACGTATCTTTCTTCCAATCTTTCACGTATTTCTCTGGAAAATGACTCACGTGTCCCTCTTCCACATATCTCTAAAATAAATACTATCTTCATGTATAGCTCTCAAACTCTCACGTCTCTCTAGAAAGAAAAGGCCCAACTTCCCTAATCTCTCATGTATCTCCCCAGCTCCATCATATTATTAATTAGGCTGACCCTCTTTTAGTCAAAGAAGCAGACTTTCTAAAAATTCCCACGTTAATTAGAAAATTAGAGCCGTTAATCTCTGGTGGGATcaaaattattacggtgtagattaacGCATCTAATTTTccatctctaatgtatctatagaaAAATGGTATCGCGTATCTNNNNNNNNNNNNNNNNNNNNNNNNNNNNNNNNNNNNNNNNNNNNNNNNNNNNNNNNNNNNNNNNNNNNNNNNNNNNNNNNNNNNNNNNNNNNNNNNNNNNNNNNNNNNNNNNNNNNNNCTCAATCTTTTCTTTTTTGACTTAAAAGCTTCACGTGTCTTTCTTCCAACTTTCACGTATTTCTCTGGAAAAAGACTCTCACGTGTCCCTCTTCCACATATCTCTAAAATAAATACTATCTTCATGTATCGCTCTCAAACTCTCACGTCTCTCTAGAAAGAAAAGGCCCAACATCCCTAATCTCTCACGTATCTCCCCAGCTCCATCATATTATTaactagatgattccccgcgcgttgcagcggaaatcttcgctTACATGCCATGCTAATGTTATTTTAGCCGTATCATGTTCAGTTTGTGTATGCCATGTATCATGTTCATGATTGCTTTAACCTGCTAAtgtcatgttgttgtttgtcttgattgcttttggTTAAttctgagcttgcaagtacattcaatgtactaacctggcgtgttatgccagttTGCAGGTTGTGCCTGGATTGtttgcttgtttggtgtggttcctTGTTCGCGAGTTAGGATAAACGCTCCAGCCCcagtccctgcggattggagtccatcatcgtcgtccgttgttccgctgccagtagaggttccgctgcctcgagttgttatgttgcttgcatagagcaactgtggtTGGCATAGCGTCCCGTGGtggtgttattcattgtaatatcggagactttGTATTCGTATTCGTGTTGTAATAAAgagttggtttgttctatgctaagcagtgtcgtattccagaagacttcatgtCGATCTCTGGGCTGAAATACAGggcgttctggtttctctgagctggggtgccacagttGCTGGTTGAAATTCAGCATGTTCTCGACAAAAAATAGATTGCTCTCAAACACCACAAGACCTTCCATAGTGGCGAGATTATGACCATCATATCAACTTATGGCCAGGTGTGCGTGCAATGTCGGTGAAGCCTTATCGCTATACTCTGCTGCAGAAAGATGAAATCAAAAAACAGGTATGAGCAATGCTAGAATAAGGGATCATTCAATGCAGTCACAACCCGTTTGCTTCGCCTGGgctgtttttttaacacagtatagaagcAGACGCTTATACATACGCACATACATTCACTTCTATGAACGCACGCATACATATGCACCCTACCCTGATGTGCATCTTCGAGAAACTGAGCTGGcaatcatcttgagattgacaaagtcgCCAAAGGCGCTTTCATAGTCGATGGAACATCtcttcccactgaacgtacatcatcGGAAAGCCTAAAACAAATCCAAAAAATGCGAGCACCAGTGTCATGTcttggacttgaaccctggtggtagTAGTGGAGCTACAACAAAATGACTGGGCGGGCCAGCTTGAAGAAAGCCTAATATTTTTCCCTTCATGGCCCATTTCTGCCTAAAGGCCCGCTTGTAGCAAAattgggcgggccatggcccagttTTGCTTGCACTAAGCTCCGCTAGtgtctggtgggctggggataccactgtcctcctaaccatccaatcacaaGTTGGTTCATAGTTCGCCTGTGTTGTCGGTGCGCAAGAAAGATGACACCTTGCGATTTTGCGTCAATAACAAGCAACTGAATCCAGTGACAGTTAAAGACAAATTTCCCATAACAATTGTTGACGAACTAATGGACGAATTGGATGGCCCAACATTCTGTACCAAGTTAGCTAGATTTGCGATCCGGGTACCATGAGATATGAATTGTTGCAGGAGATGAACCAAAGACAGCATTCTGCACTCACCACGGACACTTCGAATTTAAGGTGATACCATCCGGTCTCACGGCTCCACTAGTAACCTTTCAACCAGCCATGAATGTGGTATTTTCACCCTTGATGCGTAGTTGTGTGCTAGTATCATTATAAAATATTCCCCCGCCAAAAAATGATCATTATAAAATATGTTTTTATACCATATATAATTGATATAATGTAGACATTATCATGAATTTTCATGGATCTACGAAACATGAAAATGTTTGACTCGAGACAAACCTAAAACTTCAAATAATTTGAAACAGTGCGGGTATTATGTGTTTATGATGCAAATATGTGCGATCATAACACACGGAAAGACGGAGTAGGAGTAGTACTCATTAGTCGACCCTACGCTCGGCACAAACTTGAAGATTATAAATCACCACATGGTATTGTTATTGAAATTGAAAAATGTGCTGTTGGAACAACTGCCTGAGATAAAAATAGGATTTCTGTTGAACAACTCTTGTCTTAACGCATATACAAAAATAGGAGTATTACTTGATAGTGACAGTGAAGGAGGTTAATATCCTATCTCGACCAAAACATCGTCTTCAACATATATATCATTATTATTCAGGAAAAAGAAGCATGCAGCAGCGTCTGCCTGTTCTCCGTTCAGTTCCGACGACCACGAGGCGGGATAGTGCAGTACGTGCACTGGCATCCGTCGAAACGCACTCGCCCACCGAGCTACGGCCGATGCCGCCCTGGCAGTCCTCCATGCACTTCTTGGGATTGCATATGCCGGGAATGGTCGGGAGCACCTTGCAGTCCATGGGGGTCACAGTCGCAGTGGCGCCACCGCCATTTGCCGTCACTGCCTTCGTCGCCACATCCACAGATCAATCGAACAGCGCACACAAAGAAATCAGCATGAGGCGTATATATATTTTACTCCAGTTTCTTACTTGAAAGTTGAAACTAATAAAGCATGAGTGTATATGCATGCATGGGGCATACCTGAGCAGAGCAGCACAAGGGCGAGGGCTAGTAGCATCGTGTAGAACGGCCTCATCCTGAGTTCGCGAGGTTGTTTGGGGAGTGCTGAGAGAGCTAGCCAAGGTTACCGACTGCTGGGATGTGTATTATTCAGCTAATGGTTGCGGGACGAGCTAACTGCCCTGGCATGGTTGTTTATAATGCAAAGGACGGGCATGCAATTTTTGGAAGCATTTTACTTCTTGGCTTTAGATGGAATGTAATACTTCTCAATAAGAAATTTGGAATGTAATTAAGGGTGGCAATTATGTTTTTTTATCGAGTGGATATACGTACTTGTTGTTGGAGTACTAAATTAGTTTTTCACATAAGGAGTAACAAATTACtgtctccgtcccaaaattcttgtcttaaatttgtctaaatacggatgtattaagtcatgttttagtattagatacatccgtatctagacgaaTCTAAGACAAAAAAATTGTGACGGAGGAAGTATTATTTGTTTGAACAAAATTGCAAGTAATCAAGGAAAGGCCTTTATGTGGCTACCAGGATATGCATAATACTATATATATGCACACCTATATATAGATAATAATAATGGATGCACTTATTATGTTCTTCAAAATTATAGGAATTCATTGTGTGCCAAATTAAAAATGAAATGTGTATATTGTGCACACTACATTTAGGTTTTTTGACGGCGAAACTCATACCATCAGAACATTCAAACGTTGGCAAACACCCAACTGTTCAGGATGCAACGACGTTCATTCACCTTCCATGATATTGTGGCCCCTTCTAGTTATAATTCTTTTTTTaggatatctatctatctatttatcttatacatacatacatacatatatacatacatacatacatacatacatacatacatacatacatatatatatataatttattattattttattttatatactaattacagacttccTAAAAATTCACATGTTAATTAGAAAATTAGAGCCGTTAATCTCTGATGGGACcaaaattattacggtgtagattaacCCATCTAATTTTTCATCTCTAATGTATATGTAAAAGAAAGGTCTCACGTATCTCTCCCCCCATGAGTCAACCATctcaatttattttatttattttgactcAAAAACTCCATGTATCTTTCTTCCAATCTTTCACGTATTTCTCTGGAAAAAGACTCACGTGTCCCTCTTCCACATATCTCTAAAATAAATACTATCTTCATGTATCGCTCTCAAACTCTCACGTCTCTCTAGAAAGAAAAGGCCCAACTTTCCTAATCTCTCACGTATCTCCCCAGCTCCATCATATTATTAATTAGGCTGACCCTCTGTTAGTCAAAGAAACAGACTTTCTAAAAATTCTCATGTTAATTAGAAAATTAGAGCCGTTAATCTCTGGTGGGACCAAAATTATTATCGTGTAGATTAACCCATCTAATTTTCCACCTGTAGTGTATCTGTAAAAAAAATGGTCTCACGTATCTACCCCACGTGTCTTTCTTCCAATCTTTCACGTATTTCTCTGGAAAAAGACTCTCACGTGTCCCTCTTCCACATATCTCTAAAATAAATACTATCTTCATGTATCGCTCTCAAACTCTCACGTCTCTCTATAAAGAAAAGGCCCAGCTTCCCTAATCTCTCACGTATCTCCCCAGCTCCATTATATTATTaactagatgattccccgcgcgttgcAGTGGAAATCTTCGCTTACGTGTTGTTGCAAATATTGTATCTGGTTTACATAGAAACTTTGAATTAGTTAGCAATTAACATCTAAAATAAGGATGTAGGGAGAGTTAATTCTAAGTatccaactaaaagatgaactcaACTAAACCCGCTAGATAGATGTTATATACTTCATCAAATCGACATACCAATGATGACAAACAAAATTTGACCAATGGCGGAAAAATGACGTGACCAAATTTGTCTTCTTTCCAAGTGAAAAAGCTTAGCTCATTCATCATAAGTTTTGTAGAGACATGCTTTTATACTCAAGAGGAAACATCATAGAAAGGATGAACAATGAGAGTTGTGGTAATCTGTTCAACCTGGTTGGGAATGTAAACATGTACATCAAAAAGTCAATGGAATCTGTATTTGATCTATTTCCACTGTTGGTTATTTTTTTAGACAAACTCCACCAATGCTTCTCATTTTAGGTTTCAGTTGACGTTGAAAATCCTTGTTATGTGATTCTCATGCGAGACCTTGAACACTGAACCATGCTACCGAAGGCACAAGCAGTGCTTCAGTTTATTGTGTAGCATCATAGAGAATAGATGCTTCCTAGACCAAACAAAAAGAGTAGAGGTCATAGATGTATCAAAAGTGATTGCAAAAGGTCAATACCAATCAGATCGTGATAACGAAACTACAACAGAATACATGCCTAAAAAACTGACCACTTGCTGGCTACTGGGCCAAATAAAGCTACTAGGAACATACCTTAGGATATTCAAGTGTCAGTACCAGTGGTGTTAGGAGGTATACAAAAAAGCAGATGTGTTATTATTAATTGAAAGAGACGTTTCTAGTGTCACTATAGTAACAAAAAATTCTACTTGTTCCCAGGATCTGACAAAGGAAGTTTATAGGTTCCGCAAATCAAAAGCATGCCGACAAAAATATACATCATTCCACATAGACTTTGTACTAAAGGATATCTACAATTCAAGCTACAGCAAGAGGATAAGTAAACAGTTTTACCTTGTTCTCCTCTTTCTTTTCTTAGATTTTACTAATTTGttgtaaataatttatttatttatgagaaagGAGAGCAAGTCGCCTCTTGACCTTCATGGCCACATCCTCGTAATGCATGGAAAACCAACAATTATATCAACCAAAATTTGGAAAATGTACGCAAGAGAGAATGATGTTAATATGACTGAAAATTTAAGGGCCGTTGCTTTTGTAATCTGAATGAAAAAAATAGGATTGCTAGTTCCGCCACTTGGTTGCAACTTGCAAGAAGCAATGCGTGGTGTTTGC
This portion of the Triticum dicoccoides isolate Atlit2015 ecotype Zavitan chromosome 7A, WEW_v2.0, whole genome shotgun sequence genome encodes:
- the LOC119328576 gene encoding uncharacterized protein LOC119328576 isoform X1 produces the protein MRPFYTMLLALALVLLCSDVATKAVTANGGGATATVTPMDCKVLPTIPGICNPKKCMEDCQGGIGRSSVGECVSTDASARTALSRLVVVGTERRTGRRCCMLLFPE
- the LOC119328576 gene encoding uncharacterized protein LOC119328576 isoform X2, with the translated sequence MRPFYTMLLALALVLLCSVTANGGGATATVTPMDCKVLPTIPGICNPKKCMEDCQGGIGRSSVGECVSTDASARTALSRLVVVGTERRTGRRCCMLLFPE